Sequence from the Desulfovibrio oxyclinae DSM 11498 genome:
CACTTCCATGCGGCGGACGTTGGGTTCTTGCCGTTCCACGTCCTTGGCACCCATGTAGACAAGGCATTTCATGTCCATCATGGCGGCGGCGGTGGCTACGGCAACACCGTTCATTCCCGCGCCGGTCTCGGTCAGCAATACTTTCTTGCCCATCTTGCGGGCCAACAGCGCCTGTCCGAGGGTGTTGTTGATCTTGTGCGCACCCGAATGGTTCAGATCCTCACGCTTGAGCCAGATGTTGACGCCCGTGTCCTTGGAAAGGTTGGGGCACGGCGTCAGCGCCGAAGGACGGCCTACATTGTCCTTGAGCAGCCGTTTGAAATCGTTCTGGAAATCCTCTGTGTAGAGAATCTCGTCCATTGCCCGTTCAAGCTCGATGAGCGGCGGCATGAGCAGTTCAGGTACGAACTGACCGCCGAAGTCGCCAAAGTATCCTTTTTTCATGACTCTTCCCTCAACCGGGAGAAAAGGTCCCGGATTTTTTTACTGTCCTTGATTCCCGGCTCGGACTCGACGCTCGAATTGAGATCCAGTCCACAGGCTCCTGATTCGAGAGCGCCCTGCACGTTGTGGCTTCCGATGTTGCCTGCAAGGAACCATGGTTTAATTATTTCGAGTGTTTGCAGTTTAGTAAAATCAAAGCTTTCCCCGTGCCCGCCGCCTTTTTTTCCGGCATCAAACAGGAGGTGTTTGCAGTGGGGGGAGAACCGGTCCACTTCGTCCTGAAGTGTTGTTGCTGAATCGTGTCGCTGCGGCCACAGTACCTTGATGACTCGGTCGCGGCCGACGGCTTCGCAGGTTTTGGGATCATGGTCGCCATGCAACTGGGCCATATCGAGGCGGCATTCGTCCATGATGTCGAGGATTTCCTGCGCGTCCTGACGGACGAACACGCCGACCTTGGCCGGGAAACCCTCGGGGACGGAACGCACGAAAGCCGGGGCCGCGCAGCGAGGGCTGGGGGGGTGGAAGATGAAACCGACCATGTCCACGCCGAGGGCGGTGCAGAGCTTCACGTCTTCCATGCGCGTCATGCCGCAGACTTTGATCAGCGGTCGGGGACGGCTTCCATGCAGCTTCATTCCACTGCTCCCGTCAGGTAGTCCAGTTTTGCGCCCGGAGCCTCGGCGAGCATCAGGCTGGTGCCGACCAGCACCGCGTCAAAGCCCATGGTCGCGACTTCCTCAACCTGCTTTCGGGTGTCCACGCCGCTGGCGCTGATCCAGAGTTCACCCTCGGCCTTGTCCTGCACCAGCCTGCGTGAAATATCCAGCGTGGTGGTCAGGGTGCCGAGATCCCGGTTGTTCACCTGAATCACATCCGCTTCGGCTTCGCGGGAGTGTTTCAGGTCGGCTTCGTCAAAGACTTCCACGACCGGGGTCAGTCCTGCGGATTTGGCAAGGCGGACCATGTCCCGAAGCTCGGCGGAAGTTTCGAACATCCTTGCAATGAGCAGCACTGCCGAGGCCGGGGTCGAGGCGGTCTGGGCGATCTGCAGCGGGTCGAGGATGAAGTCCTTTCGCAGCAGAGGCAGTCTGCAGGTCTGGCGAGCCATGAACAGGTATTCCGGAGCGCCGCCGAAGTATTCAGGCTCCGTGAGTACAGACATGGCGGCGGCCCCGTGGCGTTCGTACAGCTCGGCGGTGTCGAGGATGTTGGCGTGCTCACGAAGCTGACCCTTTGATGGCGATTTGGGCTTGAACTCCGCAATCACCGCGCCGGGACCGTGCGTGCGGATGGCGTCGATGAAGGAAGGCCGCTCGCCGTTGAAAGCGGCGGGGATGCGGCCTTGCGCGAACTCCGCGTGCAGCATGTCTATCTCGGCCTGTTTCGCCTTGCGGAACTTATCCAGCATTGGGGATGCCTCCGGAGAGCCCTTCGTTGACCTTGTCTCGCGCAATGTCCGCGCACTCGCGCATGGTGCCTTCGCCAAGCAGGTTCAGGCAAGCCGCGAGGTTCACCGCCACCATGTCCATCATGGCTCTTGGGCCGTTCCCGTCAAGGATTTCCCGCAGCACCGCAACGGCCTGTGCCCGGTCCTGCACGCGCACGTCGTCGGGAGAGTGTGCCTTGAACCCCATCCTGTCGGGGTTGATGGTAGTCTTTTCCATGATTCCGTCATGGATGAAGTAGCCGCGTGCCGGACCGAAGGTGGTCACCTCGTCGAATCCGCCGGTGCCGGAGATGACGAAGGCGCGGTCCACGCCGGTGAGCAGCAGGGACTCGCCCATGATCTGGAGCCTTTCAGGGTCGCCCACGCCCATGAGCTGGTGCGAAGGACGGGCCGGGTTCAGCAGGGGACCCATGAAGTTGAAGACCGTGCGGATGCCCAGCGCCTGACGGATGGGCATGACGTGCTTGAAGGCCGGGTGGTAGGCCGGGGCGAAGAGGAAGGTGAAGTTGGCCGCGTCGAGCTGCTTGGCGGCTTCCTCCGGAGTGTTCTCAATGGGTACGCCAATGTCTTCAAGAGCGTCCGCGCTGCCGCAGGAGGATGACAGGGCGCGGTTGCCGTGTTTGGCCACGCAGTGTCCCATGTCCGCAAGGAACAGGGCGGTGGCGGTGGAGCAGTTGAAGCTCATGGAACCGTCGCCGCCGGTGCCGCAGGTGTCGATGACCGGCTTGCCGTTGGGGCCATCGTAACCGGGAATCTTCAGGGCGCGATCCAGTCCGGCGCGCACGCCTGCGGCGATGTCGGTGGAGTCCTCGCCCTTGGCGCGAAGTCCCATGAGGAAAGCTCCGGCCTGTGCGGGATGCAGGTCGCCGTTCATGAGCCTGTCGAACATGGCGCTGGCCTGTTCGTCGGTGAGGCTTTCGCCCTTTGCCAGAGTGTCCAGTATGTTTGCTGGTGTCGTCATCTCGGGCCTCCTTACAGACCGCTGATGTTCAGGAAGTTCTTGAGCAGCTTCGGGCCGTCCGGAGTCAGGATGGACTCCGGGTGGAACTGCACGCCGTGCCACGGCCTGTCGCGGTACTTGAGTCCCATGATCTCGCCGCGGCCAGCGGTTGCGGTCACGTCGAAGGCCTTGGTGCCGTTCGGTTCCACGATGAGGGAGTGGTAACGGCAGACTTCCATGCCGGAGGGCAGCCCTTCGAACAGGCCTTCGTTTTCGTGAAACACCTTGGACGTCTTGCCGTGCATGATGCGCCCTGCGCGCGTGACCTTGGCCCCTGCATGATGGCCGAGACACTGGTGACCGAGGCAGACGCCCAGCACCGGCACCACGTGCGGCAGACGGTTCAGGAATTCGAGGCAGTAGCCTGCGTTGCCGGGATTGCTGGGGCCGGGGGAGATGCACACACGGTCGAGACGCCCGTCCGCGGCCATGTCCAGCAGTTCGGGTCTGTCGTTCTTCACCACAACCGGGTCGGCTCCGAGTTGCTGGAAGGCCTGCACCAGATTGAAGGTGAACGAGTCGTAGTTATCTATGAGCAAAAACATCGGTTCCTCCGCGTCCGTTGATGACTTCCATGAGAACGCGCGCCTTGTTGCGGCATTCCTCCCATTCCTTCTCGGGCACCGAATCGTGAACGATGCCCGCGCCGGCCTGCCAGTGGCACTGACCATTGCGGACCCACAGGCTGCGGATGGTAATGCCCGTGTCGAGGCTGACCGAATCCGAGTCGAGGCCGAGGAAGCCGATGCAGCCGCCGTAGGGGCCGCGCTCCTGCGGTTCCATTTCGGAGATGATCTCCATGGCCCGGACCTTGGGAGCGCCAGAGAGCGTACCGGCGGGGAAAGTGGCCCGGAGCACGTCCACCGCGTCCAGTCCGTCCTGAAGCTCGCCTTCTACATAGGAGGTCAGGTGCATGACGTGGGAGAAACGCTCCACATTCATGAACCGCTTCACTTCCACGGTGCCGGGGTTGGAGATGCGGCCAAGGTCGTTGCGGCCCAGATCCACCAGCATGACGTGTTCGGCGCGTTCCTTGGGGTCGGCCAGCAACTCGTCGGCAAGGGCGAGGTCTTCGCTCTCGTTGCCGCCGCGCGGACGGGTTCCGGCGATGGGACGCACTTCGAGTCGTCCCTCTTCGCAGCGGACCATCATCTCCGGCGAGGAGCCGAGCAGGGTGCCGTCGCAACCGGGGAGCTTCATGTAGAACATGAACGGCGAGGGGTTGGCCTGCCTGAGCCTGCGGTAGATGCGGAAGGGATCGTCCGGCAGAGGCACAGTGAAGCGCGTGGAAAGCACGGCCTGAATGCATTCGCCGTCCGCGATGAGCTCCTTGGTCTTTTCCACGGCGCGCAGGTAGTCGTCACGCTCGGGGTACATCTGCGGCTCGCTGGCTTCCGGTGCAGCGAGGTCGGTGCCCCATTCGGCGGCAACCGGACGCGGCACGGAACCCTTGTCCAGCGACAGGTAGCAGCAGGAGTGGCGCAGGTGGTCGAACAGCACCATCTGGCCGGGCAGGTTCAGGCAGGCTTCTGCGTCTTCGGGCTTAACGCTCTCCGCCAGCTTGGGTTCGAGCATTCCGGCGATGCCGTATCCGAGGTAGCCGTAAAGGCCGCGCGTCAGGGCGGGCAGCGGGCCGTCGTCGGTTTCCTGTTCCACGGCAACGGCGCGCAGCACACGGCGCAGACCGTCAAGGAAGTTCATGCCCGAGAACTTTTCCAGCGGCTTGAGGCGTTCGTCCGTAGCTTCCACGGCGAGCTTGCCGTTCTCGGGACGCAGCGAAAGGCGGAAGTCCCATGCGATGAGGGTGTAGCGTCCAAGTCTTCCGTCCACCTCGGCGGATTCCAGCAGAATGCCGGGGGCGTCGCCCACCAGCCCGAGATACAGGCTGATGGGGGTCTGGACGTCCGCCGGGAGCCATTTCCCGTACTGTTTGAGTTGAATGGGTTTCATCGTTCCTCCGTTTATGGTTTGACAAAAAACAAAAAGGCCGCATCCGGGAGGGATGCGGCCTTGAAACCTGAGTTCAGTGTTGCCTTCGTGCTAGTCCGGTTCTCGGATGCACCCCTCCCCTGTATTGTCTTCGCGCCACCACCACTGGGCGAGGGAGGTCAGCAGATCGAAGTCCCCGCCGGCGGCGAGGGACAGGAAGGACATGAAACCGCGAGCGGTTTCCTGAAGATAGGGGTTGGCCTCGGAGATGTCCGCAAAGAGTTCGGAGTCTTGCGTGAGCATCTTGCGGGCGGCGTCGAGGCGGCGGTTGAAGGAGGGGGTCACGAACTTGTCCGCGTTGGGCAGGCGCGAGGCCATGCCGAGGTAGGCGGCGGTGGTGATGTAGTTCAGCCCCTGGATGGCGGCCATGGCGCGATCATGTTCTTCGGCGGTGGTCATGAAGGTGTCGTACCCGCAGGCTTCGAAGAGGGCGGCCACCCGATTCGCGGCATCCGTGTCACGGCCTTCGGCCACGGCAACGCGCGGCTCGAAGCCTTCCGGGATTACCGGTCCGAAGAGGGGGTGGGTGCCCACCACGGGGCCGCCGTGCGCGTCCATCATTTCCTTCATGGGTTTGACCTTCACCGAGCAGACGTCCGCCAGCACGGTGTCGGGTTGCAGGTTTTCCTTTAGCGTGCCCAGCACGGAAGGAAAAGCCGTTACCGGAATACATAGCAGCAGCAGGTCGCAACCGGCAACGATTTCGGCGACCTCTGCCGGCTTTGTTTCACAATCGTAACCTTGCACGTGGGCACCGGTCGCGCGGAACCGTTCCATGAGCAGCGCGCCCATCTGGCCGTCCGAGCCGGCCACGGCTATGCGGGCAAACGCGGGCTGCATCAGTCCTGCCCCTCCATGATGATATTCCATGCGTCGTGGAAGCCGGGGAAGGACTTGCCGACGCAGGCCGGGTTATCCAGATCCACGTCGATACCCGCCAGCCCGAAGATGGACATGCTCATGGCGATGCGATGGTCGCCGTAGGTCTCGAAACCGACAGTGCCGCTGTCCGGAAGCGGTTTCGGGTCGATGCGGATGCCGTCCTCGAACAGCTCCACGCCGCAGCCGGTCTTGGCGATCTGGTCGGCGCAGGCCTGTAGCCGGTCCGACTCCTTGATGCGCAGGTGCGCCACATTGGTGATGGTGGTGGGGCTGACCGCGAAGGCCGCCGCCACGGCCACGGTGGGCACGATGTCCGGGCATTTGCCCATGTCCACGGTGATGCCGCGCAACTTGCGGGGGTAGATGGTCACGCCCTTGTCCGGGGTGACGTTGATGCCCGCGCCCATCTGAGCGAGGATGTCGATGATGGCCCGGTCGCCCTGAAGTGAATCGGCAGTGACGCCGCGGATGTTCACGGCCTTTTTGCCCACGGCTCCGGCCGCGAGGAAGTAGGAGGCGTTGCTCCAGTCGCCTTCCACGCGGTAGTCGGTGCAGCGGTATCCGCCGGGACGGACCACGAAGCGCAGCGCGCCCGGTTCCACGGTGCGGATGGCCTTCCACGGAGTGTCGGTCCACTGGCCGC
This genomic interval carries:
- a CDS encoding phosphoribosylanthranilate isomerase yields the protein MKLHGSRPRPLIKVCGMTRMEDVKLCTALGVDMVGFIFHPPSPRCAAPAFVRSVPEGFPAKVGVFVRQDAQEILDIMDECRLDMAQLHGDHDPKTCEAVGRDRVIKVLWPQRHDSATTLQDEVDRFSPHCKHLLFDAGKKGGGHGESFDFTKLQTLEIIKPWFLAGNIGSHNVQGALESGACGLDLNSSVESEPGIKDSKKIRDLFSRLREES
- a CDS encoding anthranilate synthase component II; this encodes MFLLIDNYDSFTFNLVQAFQQLGADPVVVKNDRPELLDMAADGRLDRVCISPGPSNPGNAGYCLEFLNRLPHVVPVLGVCLGHQCLGHHAGAKVTRAGRIMHGKTSKVFHENEGLFEGLPSGMEVCRYHSLIVEPNGTKAFDVTATAGRGEIMGLKYRDRPWHGVQFHPESILTPDGPKLLKNFLNISGL
- the aroA gene encoding 3-phosphoshikimate 1-carboxyvinyltransferase produces the protein MQNDTIIIQAPASKSLSHRTLIAGALAPGRSVISGLLDSDDIHRTRGCLEACGITFEDMDNGAVAVTGTEVGPKGGNHDGKDKDAAPAQMYFHESGTTARLMTAVAAAGRGRFRADGAPRMQERPMKELCDALTALGVDITYEVEQGFLPFVMDSAGYGKGPVDITLEESSQYLSGLLLGAPLSDSETIINVAGKKAVSWPYVALTLRIMEDFKADFSVQTLQGGQWTDTPWKAIRTVEPGALRFVVRPGGYRCTDYRVEGDWSNASYFLAAGAVGKKAVNIRGVTADSLQGDRAIIDILAQMGAGINVTPDKGVTIYPRKLRGITVDMGKCPDIVPTVAVAAAFAVSPTTITNVAHLRIKESDRLQACADQIAKTGCGVELFEDGIRIDPKPLPDSGTVGFETYGDHRIAMSMSIFGLAGIDVDLDNPACVGKSFPGFHDAWNIIMEGQD
- a CDS encoding anthranilate synthase component I family protein; translated protein: MKPIQLKQYGKWLPADVQTPISLYLGLVGDAPGILLESAEVDGRLGRYTLIAWDFRLSLRPENGKLAVEATDERLKPLEKFSGMNFLDGLRRVLRAVAVEQETDDGPLPALTRGLYGYLGYGIAGMLEPKLAESVKPEDAEACLNLPGQMVLFDHLRHSCCYLSLDKGSVPRPVAAEWGTDLAAPEASEPQMYPERDDYLRAVEKTKELIADGECIQAVLSTRFTVPLPDDPFRIYRRLRQANPSPFMFYMKLPGCDGTLLGSSPEMMVRCEEGRLEVRPIAGTRPRGGNESEDLALADELLADPKERAEHVMLVDLGRNDLGRISNPGTVEVKRFMNVERFSHVMHLTSYVEGELQDGLDAVDVLRATFPAGTLSGAPKVRAMEIISEMEPQERGPYGGCIGFLGLDSDSVSLDTGITIRSLWVRNGQCHWQAGAGIVHDSVPEKEWEECRNKARVLMEVINGRGGTDVFAHR
- the trpD gene encoding anthranilate phosphoribosyltransferase gives rise to the protein MTTPANILDTLAKGESLTDEQASAMFDRLMNGDLHPAQAGAFLMGLRAKGEDSTDIAAGVRAGLDRALKIPGYDGPNGKPVIDTCGTGGDGSMSFNCSTATALFLADMGHCVAKHGNRALSSSCGSADALEDIGVPIENTPEEAAKQLDAANFTFLFAPAYHPAFKHVMPIRQALGIRTVFNFMGPLLNPARPSHQLMGVGDPERLQIMGESLLLTGVDRAFVISGTGGFDEVTTFGPARGYFIHDGIMEKTTINPDRMGFKAHSPDDVRVQDRAQAVAVLREILDGNGPRAMMDMVAVNLAACLNLLGEGTMRECADIARDKVNEGLSGGIPNAG
- a CDS encoding indole-3-glycerol phosphate synthase TrpC, translated to MLDKFRKAKQAEIDMLHAEFAQGRIPAAFNGERPSFIDAIRTHGPGAVIAEFKPKSPSKGQLREHANILDTAELYERHGAAAMSVLTEPEYFGGAPEYLFMARQTCRLPLLRKDFILDPLQIAQTASTPASAVLLIARMFETSAELRDMVRLAKSAGLTPVVEVFDEADLKHSREAEADVIQVNNRDLGTLTTTLDISRRLVQDKAEGELWISASGVDTRKQVEEVATMGFDAVLVGTSLMLAEAPGAKLDYLTGAVE
- a CDS encoding prephenate dehydrogenase codes for the protein MQPAFARIAVAGSDGQMGALLMERFRATGAHVQGYDCETKPAEVAEIVAGCDLLLLCIPVTAFPSVLGTLKENLQPDTVLADVCSVKVKPMKEMMDAHGGPVVGTHPLFGPVIPEGFEPRVAVAEGRDTDAANRVAALFEACGYDTFMTTAEEHDRAMAAIQGLNYITTAAYLGMASRLPNADKFVTPSFNRRLDAARKMLTQDSELFADISEANPYLQETARGFMSFLSLAAGGDFDLLTSLAQWWWREDNTGEGCIREPD